The Microbacter sp. GSS18 genome has a segment encoding these proteins:
- a CDS encoding acyl-CoA dehydrogenase family protein — translation MLTRPSPVEVPASERRWIDAVDALAPAFAESVAADDADARLPIEHLRALSDTGLDVAFLPVEHGGEALSHATLGQIVRVLAAAHPAVATVWLMHIGAAHALVTTSAPDAAAFFAAELRAGRRFANALSEPAGGNHFLASQQDAVPTTDGWALTGRKLFVSGSEAADHLYLNVRVDGERAFFGVTIDESVTFPPIDETMGMRATRSRTIVFDRTPLPGGRRCEKPTTDYASLITVAFAFISIGIAESALDALTETASRARTPGAPPLADATWVRQETAMAWVQLRAARLLAEQVTWLADHGSRETVPAATEAKMLANEVAKTAAALAVRIGGGGGYLLRSPIQRIFRDAQAGALMAYSVPFSQEIVGGWVLGAD, via the coding sequence ATGCTCACGCGTCCCTCTCCCGTCGAGGTCCCCGCGTCCGAACGGCGCTGGATCGATGCCGTGGACGCCCTCGCCCCGGCGTTCGCAGAGTCCGTCGCGGCCGATGACGCGGACGCCCGCCTGCCGATCGAGCATCTGCGCGCGCTCTCGGACACCGGTCTGGACGTCGCGTTCCTGCCGGTCGAGCACGGCGGTGAGGCGCTGTCGCACGCGACGCTGGGGCAGATCGTGCGCGTGCTCGCCGCGGCCCACCCCGCCGTCGCGACGGTCTGGCTCATGCACATCGGCGCCGCCCACGCGCTCGTGACGACCTCCGCGCCCGACGCCGCGGCGTTCTTCGCGGCCGAGCTGCGCGCGGGCAGGCGGTTCGCCAACGCGCTCAGCGAGCCGGCGGGCGGCAACCACTTCCTGGCGTCGCAGCAGGATGCCGTGCCGACGACGGACGGCTGGGCGCTGACGGGCCGCAAGCTCTTCGTCTCGGGCTCCGAAGCCGCCGATCACCTCTACCTCAACGTCCGCGTCGACGGGGAGCGGGCCTTCTTCGGCGTCACGATCGACGAGAGCGTCACCTTCCCGCCGATCGACGAGACCATGGGCATGCGCGCGACCCGCAGCCGCACGATCGTGTTCGACCGCACGCCGCTGCCCGGCGGCCGTCGGTGCGAGAAGCCGACGACCGACTATGCGAGCCTCATCACGGTGGCCTTCGCCTTCATCTCGATCGGCATCGCCGAATCGGCGCTCGACGCACTGACGGAGACGGCCTCCCGTGCTCGGACGCCCGGCGCGCCGCCCCTCGCGGACGCGACGTGGGTCCGGCAGGAGACGGCCATGGCCTGGGTGCAGCTCCGCGCCGCGCGGCTGCTGGCCGAGCAGGTGACGTGGCTCGCCGACCACGGGAGCCGCGAGACGGTGCCGGCCGCGACCGAGGCGAAGATGCTCGCCAACGAGGTGGCCAAGACCGCCGCCGCCCTCGCCGTGCGCATCGGGGGAGGAGGCGGCTACCTGCTGCGCTCGCCGATCCAGCGCATCTTCCGCGACGCACAGGCGGGGGCCCTCATGGCGTACTCGGTGCCGTTCAGCCAGGAGATCGTGGGCGGCTGGGTCCTGGGCGCGGACTGA
- a CDS encoding nucleoside deaminase: MTDATAVTEDPTITDVDRALLREAIAAGRSAVAHGNHPFGAVLADADGTAVLRAENTVNTDNDCTAHAETNLARLAFKIFGAEALAGYSLYTSCEPCAMCSGAIYWSGIGRVVWAMTEAQLAVLTGDHEENPTMALSSATVLNAGQRAIAVAGPAMWEEAIEAHGDFWAR, encoded by the coding sequence GTGACCGACGCCACCGCAGTGACCGAGGACCCGACCATCACCGACGTCGACCGGGCGCTGCTGCGCGAAGCGATCGCCGCCGGCCGCAGCGCGGTCGCGCACGGCAACCACCCGTTCGGCGCGGTGCTCGCCGACGCCGACGGCACCGCCGTGCTGCGCGCCGAGAACACCGTCAACACCGACAACGACTGCACCGCGCACGCCGAGACGAATCTGGCCCGCCTCGCGTTCAAGATCTTCGGCGCCGAGGCGCTGGCCGGCTACTCGCTCTACACCAGCTGCGAGCCGTGCGCGATGTGCTCGGGAGCGATCTACTGGTCGGGGATCGGCCGGGTCGTGTGGGCGATGACCGAGGCGCAGCTGGCGGTGCTGACCGGCGACCACGAGGAGAACCCGACGATGGCGCTCTCGAGCGCCACGGTGCTCAACGCCGGACAGCGCGCCATCGCCGTGGCCGGCCCCGCCATGTGGGAAGAGGCGATCGAGGCGCACGGGGACTTCTGGGCCCGATGA
- a CDS encoding adenine deaminase C-terminal domain-containing protein, with protein MTDKGDLYPTTAELVRLRAVAAGRARPDVIVRGGLVQSPGTEEWLERDVLIAGRHIATLTPWDHVAEAGEIIDARGAWVVPGFIDAHLHVEYTHLTPGQLARLSVPRGTTTVLIDPNGSANVWGAAGMDFALSTRTPLHMFQQVSPTTPASTTLERGGAVIPEPTVLGRLRDDVTVTLGEGNPFDMGDVSTARFREALVAGRRITGHTAAQTGESLWGYLAAGVGDDHNSATIEQALERTRLGAMITVMGSSLTDNTVALFADLEAIAPALRHMCFCADDKHALDLSTQGHIDHHVRQVIRFGVDPQLAYRMATTVPARYYRLDQVVGMLAPSRLADLQIIPDLADVRPDTVIVAGSVVARSGAALFAAEDPIPAWTRDTVHLPDELDPDMFRVPAEGATARVRAMAMYNGYFKRAFEAELEVVDGAVVSDTAGDVLKIAVVDRHHAEGHVGVGFVRGFGLARGAIAVTMNCPNMNIAVVGADDASMVRAVEELRAMQGGFVTVDGDEVLARVELPIGGMMSDAPFEQTAAALAHGHAATAGLGCPIRSPYIILSFVGLYSVPDLGVTERGLVDAVTRSFVDVLLPGPVDACGHVAEHA; from the coding sequence ATGACCGACAAGGGCGACCTGTATCCGACCACCGCCGAACTCGTGCGCCTGCGCGCCGTGGCCGCCGGCCGTGCCCGGCCCGACGTCATCGTGCGCGGTGGCCTCGTGCAGTCGCCCGGCACCGAGGAGTGGCTCGAACGCGACGTCCTGATCGCCGGTCGCCACATCGCGACGCTGACGCCGTGGGACCACGTCGCCGAGGCAGGCGAGATCATCGACGCCCGGGGCGCGTGGGTCGTCCCCGGCTTCATCGACGCCCATCTGCACGTCGAGTACACGCATCTGACGCCCGGACAGCTGGCGCGGCTGAGCGTTCCGCGCGGCACGACGACCGTGCTGATCGACCCGAACGGGTCGGCGAACGTGTGGGGAGCGGCGGGCATGGACTTCGCCCTGTCGACCCGCACGCCCCTGCACATGTTCCAGCAGGTGTCGCCGACCACGCCCGCCTCGACGACGCTCGAGCGCGGCGGCGCGGTCATCCCCGAACCCACCGTCCTCGGCCGCCTGCGCGACGACGTCACGGTGACCCTCGGCGAGGGCAACCCGTTCGACATGGGCGACGTCTCGACGGCGCGCTTCCGCGAGGCGCTCGTCGCGGGCCGCCGCATCACCGGGCACACGGCCGCGCAGACGGGGGAGTCGCTGTGGGGGTACCTCGCGGCCGGCGTCGGCGACGACCACAACTCCGCCACGATCGAGCAGGCGCTGGAGCGCACGCGGCTGGGGGCGATGATCACCGTGATGGGCTCATCGCTCACCGACAACACCGTTGCGCTGTTCGCCGACCTGGAGGCCATCGCCCCGGCGCTGCGCCACATGTGCTTCTGCGCCGACGACAAGCACGCGCTCGACCTGTCCACGCAGGGGCACATCGACCACCATGTGCGTCAGGTGATCCGCTTCGGCGTCGATCCGCAGCTGGCGTACCGCATGGCCACGACCGTGCCGGCGCGGTACTACCGGCTCGACCAGGTGGTGGGAATGCTCGCGCCATCGCGCCTGGCCGACCTGCAGATCATCCCCGATCTCGCCGACGTGCGCCCGGACACGGTCATCGTCGCCGGATCGGTCGTCGCGCGCTCGGGCGCCGCGCTGTTCGCCGCCGAGGACCCGATCCCCGCGTGGACGCGCGACACCGTGCACCTGCCCGACGAGCTGGATCCCGACATGTTCCGTGTCCCGGCCGAGGGCGCCACCGCCCGCGTGCGGGCGATGGCGATGTACAACGGCTACTTCAAGCGCGCCTTCGAGGCCGAGCTCGAGGTCGTCGACGGCGCTGTCGTCTCGGATACGGCAGGCGACGTCCTGAAGATCGCCGTCGTCGACCGCCATCACGCCGAAGGGCATGTGGGGGTCGGCTTCGTCCGCGGATTCGGTCTCGCCCGCGGCGCCATCGCGGTCACGATGAACTGCCCCAACATGAACATCGCCGTCGTCGGCGCCGACGACGCGTCGATGGTGCGCGCGGTCGAAGAGCTGCGCGCGATGCAGGGCGGATTCGTCACCGTCGACGGCGACGAGGTGCTCGCCCGCGTCGAACTGCCCATCGGCGGGATGATGAGCGACGCGCCGTTCGAGCAGACCGCCGCGGCCCTCGCGCACGGACATGCCGCGACGGCGGGCCTCGGCTGCCCCATCCGCTCGCCGTACATCATCCTGTCGTTCGTCGGGCTGTACTCGGTGCCCGACCTCGGCGTGACCGAGCGCGGCCTCGTGGACGCCGTCACGCGATCGTTCGTCGACGTGCTGCTTCCGGGCCCGGTCGACGCGTGCGGCCACGTCGCCGAGCATGCGTGA